In the Xiamenia xianingshaonis genome, one interval contains:
- a CDS encoding S1C family serine protease, with translation MTETNGFSPYQPDPSRQERDQNRDNRGFSTQPVQPVGQHADQADASRAAQGSANYQAYQVPTGQPTVPPMPQYTTVNAASKGKADHKKMGAGRTFLYGFAGAALACVVGFGGFGVWQAASGTANAAPNPVPTQQTAVQLGAQQNTPLNAESQSTTLPEVVANKCLPSVAAIDVYTDMANAANSLYGFDMGQGGQGGSSLQQSSAGSGVVMTADGYVITNNHVIDGGDVVKVTIEGKEYEAEVVGTDPSSDIAVIKAKDASGLTPMDLGDSDNLTIGEWVMTLGSPFGLEQSVATGIVSATSRSQIMNASVDEYGNATEATIYPNMIQTDAAINPGNSGGALVNADGALIGINTLITSYSGNYSGVGFAIPVNYAVSIAEQIIDGQAPTHAQLGVSLSTVTEDSANRYGFSVTKGAYIALVTPNSGAAEAGLVEGDIVTAFDGKAVESADDLMLDVRSKQPGDKVTLTVVSGGETRDVEVTLGSDANSEASAQEQSEQGEGEQGQNPDEGYGYGDGNDYGYGYGDGNDYGYGYGGGSILDELFGLMN, from the coding sequence ATGACCGAGACGAACGGTTTTTCTCCCTATCAGCCCGACCCTTCTCGTCAGGAGCGTGACCAGAACAGGGACAATCGAGGCTTTTCGACCCAGCCCGTGCAGCCTGTCGGCCAGCATGCCGATCAGGCAGACGCGTCACGCGCCGCTCAGGGCTCTGCGAACTACCAGGCCTATCAGGTTCCGACCGGCCAGCCGACCGTGCCGCCCATGCCGCAGTACACAACCGTCAACGCGGCTTCCAAGGGCAAGGCCGACCACAAGAAGATGGGCGCCGGCCGTACCTTCTTGTACGGCTTCGCCGGCGCGGCGCTCGCGTGCGTCGTCGGCTTCGGCGGCTTCGGCGTGTGGCAGGCTGCAAGCGGCACCGCCAACGCCGCCCCGAATCCGGTGCCGACGCAGCAGACGGCCGTGCAGCTGGGCGCTCAGCAGAACACGCCGCTCAACGCCGAGAGCCAAAGCACCACGCTGCCGGAGGTCGTTGCCAACAAGTGCCTGCCGTCCGTGGCCGCCATCGACGTGTACACCGACATGGCCAACGCCGCGAATTCCCTGTACGGCTTCGACATGGGCCAGGGCGGGCAGGGCGGATCATCGCTGCAGCAGTCTTCTGCCGGATCGGGCGTGGTCATGACCGCCGACGGCTATGTCATCACGAACAACCACGTGATCGACGGCGGCGACGTGGTGAAGGTCACCATCGAAGGCAAGGAATACGAGGCCGAGGTCGTCGGCACCGACCCCAGCTCGGACATTGCGGTCATCAAGGCGAAGGATGCCAGCGGCCTCACCCCCATGGACCTGGGCGATTCCGACAACCTGACCATTGGCGAGTGGGTCATGACGCTCGGCAGCCCGTTCGGCCTTGAGCAATCCGTCGCGACCGGCATCGTGTCGGCCACCAGCCGCTCGCAGATCATGAACGCTTCGGTGGACGAGTACGGCAACGCGACCGAGGCGACCATCTACCCGAACATGATCCAGACCGACGCGGCCATCAACCCGGGCAACTCCGGCGGTGCGCTCGTGAACGCCGACGGTGCGCTCATCGGCATCAACACGCTGATCACGTCGTATTCCGGCAACTATTCCGGCGTCGGCTTCGCCATCCCGGTGAACTACGCGGTGAGCATTGCCGAGCAGATCATCGACGGCCAGGCTCCCACGCATGCCCAGCTTGGCGTGTCGCTGTCGACCGTCACCGAGGACAGCGCGAACCGCTACGGCTTCAGCGTGACGAAGGGCGCCTACATCGCTTTGGTCACCCCGAATTCCGGCGCCGCCGAGGCGGGCCTGGTGGAAGGCGACATCGTGACCGCCTTTGACGGCAAGGCCGTGGAAAGCGCCGACGATCTGATGCTGGACGTGCGCAGCAAGCAACCTGGCGACAAGGTGACGCTGACCGTGGTGTCCGGCGGCGAGACGCGCGACGTGGAAGTGACGCTGGGCTCCGACGCGAACTCGGAAGCTTCCGCGCAGGAACAGTCTGAGCAGGGCGAAGGCGAGCAAGGCCAGAACCCCGATGAAGGCTACGGCTATGGCGACGGCAACGACTATGGTTACGGTTATGGCGATGGCAACGACTATGGCTATGGCTACGGCGGCGGCTCTATCTTGGACGAGCTGTTCGGCTTGATGAACTAG
- a CDS encoding DUF262 domain-containing protein, protein MKASLESILDVLGKPNVQYVIPVFQRVYSWNTRQCEQLWNDMMRAGAARKMHFMGTLIYLPDEACSEGGFTHASLIDGQQRFTTITLALMALRDELRQKGAASVELAESIDADYLHAGEACKLKLSKSDDAILRHLVDGEELDCDPKNSQFLFDNLEFFRGKMQDSSFDADTLFSGLKELKVVSVELGADDSPQQVFESLNSKGRPLSTTDLLRNTLLVKYGTVEQERLFDVYWAPIDEAFQKFGSEQDIYLDAAIHYWMLSRATGIRAGKRSDLYPAFKEYLSRKGGASLEDMLQSINAACLEFAAKPSSPEMRQHIDWVIDKPKGLVSQRKIFGD, encoded by the coding sequence ATGAAAGCTTCGCTTGAGTCGATATTGGACGTCCTTGGCAAGCCGAACGTCCAATACGTGATACCGGTATTCCAGCGCGTCTATTCCTGGAACACGCGCCAGTGCGAGCAGCTTTGGAACGACATGATGAGGGCGGGCGCCGCTCGCAAGATGCACTTCATGGGCACGCTGATATATCTGCCGGACGAGGCCTGTTCAGAAGGCGGCTTCACGCACGCCAGCCTGATAGACGGGCAGCAGCGGTTCACCACGATCACGCTGGCGCTCATGGCCCTGAGAGACGAGCTGAGGCAGAAGGGCGCGGCGTCGGTGGAGCTTGCGGAAAGCATCGACGCCGACTATCTGCACGCCGGCGAGGCTTGCAAGCTCAAGCTGTCGAAGTCCGACGACGCGATCCTGCGGCATCTCGTGGACGGCGAAGAACTTGACTGCGATCCTAAGAATTCCCAGTTCCTCTTCGACAACCTGGAGTTTTTCAGGGGCAAGATGCAGGACTCGTCGTTCGACGCGGACACGCTGTTTTCCGGGCTGAAGGAGCTCAAGGTCGTTTCCGTCGAGCTTGGCGCGGACGATTCTCCGCAGCAGGTTTTCGAAAGCCTGAATTCGAAGGGCCGCCCGCTTTCCACGACGGACTTGCTGCGCAACACGCTGCTGGTGAAATACGGCACCGTCGAACAGGAAAGGCTGTTCGACGTGTACTGGGCGCCCATAGACGAGGCCTTCCAAAAATTCGGCTCTGAACAGGACATATACCTGGACGCCGCCATCCACTATTGGATGCTGTCACGGGCGACCGGCATTCGCGCAGGAAAGCGAAGCGACCTGTACCCGGCCTTCAAGGAATATCTTTCCCGCAAGGGGGGCGCCTCGCTTGAAGACATGCTGCAATCGATCAACGCCGCATGCCTCGAATTCGCCGCCAAGCCGTCGTCTCCGGAGATGCGGCAGCATATCGACTGGGTGATAGACAAGCCCAAGGGCCTGGTCTCCCAGCGAAAGATATTTGGGGACTAG
- a CDS encoding DUF262 domain-containing protein has protein sequence MIVTQRGFLDFLGMGETRFLIPPYQRIYSWNTSQCEELWLDVLRAGRADRNHFLGTVLYSRSAAAEGMNVLELIDGQQRVTSVSLIILALARQVRDAAIEGVDVDALESRYLFVDDPAGKGRIARFTPSRSDAESYACELRGTRPERLTAITRNLDFFLSKMQQDDFDPATLVRGLERLMIISVEVEDASEAQLIFEGINSKGVPLNLADMVRNYLLLSEDYDRQTYLFETYWTMSQEMFAPDPGSLRLNTAIKSWLSIRLKGARILSPEQTYSSFKKYVEDVYQGDKEPILRELRGFCLMWAENYRYHGVKKFKSGSNWAELGAPAITAGRKLKKADNEEYAERVRRELRETDMRW, from the coding sequence ATGATAGTGACGCAACGTGGCTTCTTGGATTTCCTGGGAATGGGCGAAACGCGCTTTCTCATACCGCCCTATCAGCGCATCTACTCGTGGAACACAAGCCAATGCGAGGAGCTGTGGCTGGACGTGCTGCGGGCTGGAAGGGCTGATCGGAATCACTTTTTGGGAACCGTGCTCTATTCGCGGTCTGCCGCTGCGGAGGGCATGAACGTCCTTGAGCTCATAGACGGACAACAGCGGGTGACCAGCGTGTCGCTCATCATTTTGGCCCTGGCGCGGCAGGTGCGCGATGCGGCCATAGAAGGCGTGGACGTCGACGCTCTTGAGAGCAGGTACCTCTTTGTCGACGATCCTGCGGGGAAGGGCAGAATCGCTCGCTTCACCCCCTCGCGCAGCGACGCCGAGTCGTACGCCTGCGAGCTGCGGGGAACGCGCCCCGAACGCCTGACGGCGATAACCCGCAACCTGGACTTCTTCTTGTCGAAGATGCAGCAGGACGACTTCGACCCCGCGACGCTCGTCCGCGGCCTTGAGCGCCTCATGATCATCTCGGTCGAGGTGGAAGACGCGAGCGAAGCGCAGTTGATCTTCGAGGGCATCAACTCCAAGGGCGTGCCGCTCAACCTGGCCGACATGGTCCGCAACTACCTGCTGTTGTCGGAGGACTACGACCGGCAGACGTATTTGTTCGAAACATACTGGACGATGAGCCAGGAGATGTTCGCGCCGGATCCCGGCTCGCTCAGGCTCAACACGGCGATAAAAAGCTGGCTCTCCATCAGGCTCAAGGGCGCCCGCATCCTGAGCCCGGAGCAAACGTACAGCTCGTTCAAGAAGTACGTCGAGGACGTCTACCAGGGAGACAAGGAGCCCATTCTTCGCGAGCTTCGCGGCTTTTGCCTGATGTGGGCGGAAAACTATCGCTACCACGGGGTGAAGAAGTTCAAATCCGGGTCGAACTGGGCGGAGCTGGGCGCGCCCGCCATTACCGCCGGACGCAAGCTGAAGAAGGCGGACAACGAGGAATACGCCGAGCGCGTCCGCAGGGAACTGAGAGAGACGGATATGCGATGGTAG
- a CDS encoding TetR/AcrR family transcriptional regulator, whose protein sequence is MPNTTDKRFKKCEERIQNALTKLLASKPLTDIGVSELSREADVSRATFYAHYENVGDVYDQLVQKAMTDVQPLSERFACDRYSCDSPDRPTYCERIRSGGDLSGVIKDPRFFTAMMDIGRDTAVLSDYAARTGLSKDLAEVVMLFQMSGCHAVATSKFAQRGDWPQIRELIDQFIEGGMSAIRKR, encoded by the coding sequence ATGCCCAACACGACTGACAAGCGCTTCAAGAAATGCGAAGAGCGCATACAGAACGCCTTGACCAAGCTGCTCGCGTCCAAGCCCTTGACCGACATCGGCGTGAGCGAGCTTTCCCGCGAAGCCGACGTCAGCAGAGCGACGTTCTACGCCCACTACGAAAACGTCGGCGACGTCTACGACCAGCTGGTCCAAAAGGCGATGACCGACGTGCAGCCGCTCTCCGAACGGTTCGCCTGCGACAGGTATTCGTGCGACAGCCCGGACAGGCCGACGTATTGTGAGCGAATTCGATCGGGCGGGGATTTGTCCGGCGTCATCAAGGACCCGAGGTTCTTCACAGCTATGATGGACATCGGCAGAGACACGGCCGTCCTTTCGGATTACGCCGCCCGAACAGGCCTGTCAAAGGACTTGGCCGAAGTCGTCATGCTGTTTCAAATGAGCGGATGCCACGCCGTCGCCACCTCGAAGTTCGCCCAGCGCGGCGACTGGCCCCAGATACGAGAGCTGATCGACCAGTTCATCGAAGGCGGCATGAGCGCCATAAGAAAGCGCTAA
- the tig gene encoding trigger factor gives MKVTQKKTEGDKVFLTATATAKEVDAALQSAQFAFAQSMGLQPEYGKTIAQIAEEQLGVKNLDSMVEARAIEDLVPLALDRKNIVPLFPPKPVTKTTLKRGREFQFDLEVTLKPEYELKSYDPVEITVQPFVMDESLVDEQIGEMAENYTTYVTAEDKTIEKGDSCLMALSASENGVEIKGLTTDGRTYTTGAGLMPDGFDEAVIGMKPGETKTFSFEGPSMDDQGNVITQVVDCTVTVKEIQVPVLPTIDDEWVKTNLPMFNTLEEFRTKVRGDIERQLRAQYEDYRLGMASAALVQRFEGRIADEAYEAMRNIMMGQFRANAQQQGMTWDDFVKQNGGEQQVSMMMMLQTREMLIRGFALDAVFRHENMVLTDADIEATCKSMNPRVDPKQTRRQYEQSGRGFVLREAAERRKANQWVLDHAIVKEEGEAVPLG, from the coding sequence ATGAAAGTGACTCAGAAGAAAACAGAGGGCGACAAGGTATTCCTGACGGCGACCGCCACCGCCAAAGAGGTGGACGCCGCGCTGCAGAGCGCACAGTTCGCCTTCGCGCAGTCCATGGGGCTGCAGCCCGAATACGGCAAGACGATAGCCCAGATCGCCGAAGAGCAGCTGGGCGTGAAGAACCTTGATTCGATGGTCGAGGCCCGCGCCATTGAGGATTTGGTGCCGCTGGCGCTTGACCGGAAGAACATCGTGCCGCTGTTCCCGCCCAAGCCGGTGACGAAGACCACGCTCAAGCGCGGCCGCGAATTCCAGTTCGACCTGGAAGTGACGCTCAAGCCTGAATACGAGCTGAAGTCCTACGACCCGGTCGAGATCACGGTGCAGCCGTTCGTCATGGACGAGTCGCTTGTGGACGAGCAGATCGGCGAGATGGCCGAGAACTACACCACCTACGTGACCGCCGAGGACAAGACGATCGAGAAGGGCGACAGCTGCCTGATGGCGCTTTCCGCTTCCGAAAACGGCGTAGAGATCAAGGGCCTGACCACCGACGGCCGTACCTATACCACGGGCGCGGGCCTTATGCCCGACGGCTTTGACGAGGCCGTCATTGGCATGAAGCCCGGCGAGACGAAGACGTTCTCGTTCGAAGGCCCCAGCATGGACGACCAGGGCAACGTGATCACCCAGGTCGTGGACTGCACCGTGACCGTGAAAGAGATCCAGGTGCCGGTGCTTCCCACCATCGACGACGAATGGGTCAAGACCAACCTGCCCATGTTCAACACCTTGGAAGAGTTTCGCACCAAAGTTCGGGGCGACATCGAGCGGCAGCTGCGCGCCCAGTACGAGGACTACCGGCTCGGCATGGCGTCGGCGGCCCTCGTGCAGCGCTTTGAGGGGCGCATCGCCGACGAGGCCTACGAGGCCATGCGCAACATCATGATGGGCCAGTTCCGCGCCAACGCGCAGCAGCAGGGTATGACCTGGGACGACTTTGTGAAGCAGAACGGCGGCGAGCAGCAGGTGTCCATGATGATGATGTTGCAGACGCGCGAGATGCTGATTCGCGGGTTCGCCCTTGACGCGGTGTTCCGCCACGAGAACATGGTGCTCACCGACGCCGACATCGAGGCCACGTGCAAATCCATGAATCCGCGGGTGGACCCCAAGCAGACCCGCCGCCAGTACGAGCAGTCGGGACGCGGGTTCGTTCTGCGCGAAGCGGCCGAGCGCAGGAAGGCCAACCAGTGGGTGCTCGACCATGCCATCGTGAAAGAAGAGGGCGAGGCCGTGCCCCTCGGCTAA
- a CDS encoding FKBP-type peptidyl-prolyl cis-trans isomerase translates to MQLGSTVTLTYKGTLDDGEVFGFATEENPMRFQTGMDMAIDGFEKAILEMNEVGERKTFTVDEHEAYGEYLEGHVAKIPVEQIPVGNIKVGRRIMLGSDEGVPAPATVIEVNNGMVTFDLNHPLAGKALTFEVELLEVEDAPEDFVSMAEKAAHMKEQSKLLGGDPGEDYR, encoded by the coding sequence ATGCAACTTGGCTCAACGGTGACTCTGACCTACAAGGGCACCTTGGACGACGGCGAAGTATTCGGCTTCGCCACAGAAGAAAACCCCATGCGCTTCCAAACGGGCATGGACATGGCCATCGACGGGTTCGAAAAGGCCATTTTGGAGATGAACGAGGTGGGCGAGCGCAAGACGTTCACCGTGGACGAACACGAAGCCTACGGCGAATACCTGGAAGGGCACGTGGCCAAGATTCCCGTCGAGCAGATTCCCGTGGGAAACATCAAGGTGGGCCGTCGCATCATGCTTGGAAGCGACGAGGGCGTGCCGGCGCCTGCCACGGTGATCGAGGTGAACAACGGCATGGTCACCTTCGACCTGAACCATCCCCTCGCGGGCAAAGCCCTCACGTTCGAGGTGGAGCTGCTCGAGGTGGAGGACGCTCCGGAGGATTTCGTTTCGATGGCCGAAAAGGCGGCGCACATGAAGGAGCAGTCGAAGCTTCTCGGCGGCGACCCGGGCGAGGACTATCGATAA
- a CDS encoding oxidoreductase: protein MADQKYALLVDYTYFSGNHAAEIACKEELGLPLDQFGIKEVEVGPFRKAEGADGDAWEWFYIPCPTSIFSEHWGTNGDKAGQRPLAVQVEESASMYYGTLEEMQAKMAEFDRPMVLFQL, encoded by the coding sequence ATGGCAGATCAGAAATACGCGCTGCTCGTTGACTACACGTACTTCTCGGGCAACCATGCTGCCGAGATCGCCTGCAAGGAAGAGCTTGGTCTTCCGCTGGATCAGTTCGGCATCAAGGAAGTCGAAGTCGGTCCGTTCCGCAAGGCCGAAGGCGCCGATGGCGATGCGTGGGAGTGGTTCTACATTCCGTGCCCCACGTCCATCTTCTCTGAGCACTGGGGAACGAACGGCGACAAGGCCGGTCAGCGTCCTCTGGCTGTTCAGGTAGAGGAGTCGGCGTCCATGTACTATGGCACGCTGGAGGAAATGCAGGCCAAGATGGCGGAGTTCGACCGCCCCATGGTGTTGTTCCAGCTGTAA
- a CDS encoding molybdopterin-dependent oxidoreductase, whose translation MAYGKQWQTVMEDGTVVTRSNTWSPPGSHPVGYGVKVVTKDGKLIRIEGDDDNPITTGRVNAMNLALREYTYAPERIIYPMKRDRKDRGKDKWVRTTWDEAMDTICEKVRYFQNTYGPESIVCFGGTGREACIFYYALTFSVLQSPNCCYTQSGWSCYGPRCSISDYVLGAGYPELDYAGHLPGSYDDPRYTLPKWVVVWGKEPLPSNGDGFFGHCLVDLMKRGTHIISVDPRVTWVGAHDGNINLQVRPQTDTAMALAIMNLMFETDEYDHEFAEKWIYGLDEIKARAAEYPVDKVAEITGVDAEDIRRVAHIIGTERPIGWAWGLAFDQNKNGVQLSQAFIVLAGLAGSIDRPGGVTLGPPSALLGKWRMEQRGAMDDAVWEKRIGAAAWPGLSTGMATTQPDETLNTMETDEPYALKMAWFNSSNFLTPTCSAQPKRWHKALQKLEFVVVQDATMTPTAMAVGDYFLPISTWAEHDGIVLTHYGRNTVFMGPMNKALTVGECKSDVEVCLMFGQRLNPEWWPWYKPADGKSLDLEALDKAVKDFYSDQLKEVGYDWDSFREAGLYQPGAHGFEYEKYEKGLLRFDGEPGFNTITGQIEAYSILYESWGEDPLPYYEEPNYSQISKPDLAAQYPLITTSGSRRYSSFHSEHRQVPSLRQIDPWPWVQINPETAKEYGITDGDWCEVYNMFGEARFKAEITPVIKPGILNCAHGWWFPEQDGEEPNLFGVWKSNFNSLVPHFNVGKLGFGAPYKGVMCNVRRVRSLDQD comes from the coding sequence ATGGCATACGGTAAACAGTGGCAAACCGTAATGGAGGACGGCACCGTCGTCACCCGCAGCAACACGTGGTCGCCTCCGGGAAGCCATCCGGTAGGATATGGCGTCAAGGTTGTCACGAAGGATGGGAAGCTCATCCGCATTGAAGGCGACGACGACAATCCCATCACCACGGGCCGCGTGAACGCGATGAACCTCGCCCTGCGCGAGTACACCTACGCGCCCGAGCGCATCATCTACCCCATGAAGCGCGATCGCAAGGACCGCGGCAAGGACAAATGGGTTCGTACCACGTGGGACGAGGCCATGGACACCATTTGCGAGAAGGTGCGCTATTTCCAGAACACTTACGGCCCCGAGTCCATCGTCTGCTTCGGTGGCACCGGCCGTGAGGCTTGCATTTTCTACTACGCGCTGACGTTCTCGGTGCTGCAGTCGCCCAACTGCTGCTACACGCAGTCCGGTTGGTCCTGCTACGGCCCGCGCTGCTCCATTTCCGACTACGTGCTGGGTGCCGGCTATCCTGAGCTGGACTACGCCGGTCATCTGCCGGGCAGCTACGACGACCCGCGCTACACGCTCCCGAAGTGGGTTGTCGTGTGGGGCAAGGAGCCGCTGCCTTCCAACGGTGACGGTTTCTTCGGTCACTGCCTGGTCGACCTGATGAAGCGCGGCACGCACATCATCTCCGTCGACCCGCGCGTCACCTGGGTTGGTGCCCATGACGGCAACATCAACCTGCAGGTTCGTCCCCAGACCGACACGGCGATGGCTCTGGCCATCATGAACCTCATGTTCGAGACGGATGAGTACGACCATGAGTTCGCCGAGAAGTGGATCTATGGTCTGGACGAGATCAAGGCTCGTGCGGCCGAGTATCCCGTGGACAAAGTGGCTGAGATCACCGGCGTCGACGCCGAGGACATCCGCCGCGTGGCCCACATCATCGGCACCGAGCGCCCGATCGGTTGGGCGTGGGGCCTGGCCTTCGACCAGAACAAGAACGGCGTGCAGCTGTCGCAGGCGTTCATCGTGCTGGCTGGCCTGGCTGGCTCCATCGACCGTCCCGGCGGCGTGACCCTTGGTCCTCCGTCGGCTCTGCTCGGCAAGTGGCGCATGGAGCAGCGTGGCGCCATGGACGACGCCGTGTGGGAGAAGCGTATCGGCGCTGCTGCGTGGCCCGGCCTGTCCACCGGCATGGCTACCACCCAGCCTGACGAGACGCTGAACACCATGGAGACCGACGAGCCTTATGCCCTGAAGATGGCTTGGTTCAACAGCTCCAACTTCCTGACCCCGACCTGCTCTGCCCAGCCGAAGCGTTGGCACAAGGCTCTGCAGAAGCTCGAGTTCGTGGTCGTGCAGGACGCCACCATGACCCCGACGGCCATGGCTGTGGGCGACTACTTCCTGCCCATCTCCACCTGGGCTGAGCATGACGGCATCGTGCTCACGCACTACGGCCGCAACACCGTGTTCATGGGCCCCATGAACAAGGCTCTTACGGTTGGCGAGTGCAAGTCCGACGTGGAAGTCTGCTTGATGTTCGGCCAGCGCCTGAACCCCGAGTGGTGGCCGTGGTACAAGCCCGCCGACGGCAAGTCGCTTGACCTCGAGGCTCTCGACAAGGCCGTCAAGGACTTCTACAGCGATCAGCTGAAGGAAGTCGGCTACGATTGGGATTCGTTCCGCGAGGCTGGCCTGTATCAGCCCGGCGCGCATGGCTTCGAGTACGAGAAGTACGAGAAGGGCCTCCTGCGCTTCGACGGCGAGCCCGGCTTCAACACCATCACCGGCCAGATCGAAGCTTACTCGATTCTGTACGAATCCTGGGGCGAGGATCCGCTGCCGTACTACGAGGAGCCCAACTACTCGCAGATCAGCAAGCCTGACCTGGCTGCGCAGTATCCGCTCATCACCACGTCCGGTTCGCGCCGCTACAGCTCGTTCCATTCTGAGCACAGGCAGGTTCCGTCCCTGCGTCAGATCGATCCGTGGCCGTGGGTCCAGATCAATCCTGAGACCGCGAAGGAATATGGCATCACCGACGGCGACTGGTGCGAGGTCTACAACATGTTCGGCGAGGCTCGCTTCAAGGCTGAGATCACGCCTGTCATCAAGCCTGGCATTCTGAACTGCGCTCATGGCTGGTGGTTCCCTGAGCAGGACGGCGAAGAGCCCAACCTGTTCGGCGTGTGGAAGTCCAACTTCAACAGCCTCGTCCCGCACTTCAACGTTGGCAAGCTCGGGTTCGGTGCGCCGTACAAGGGCGTTATGTGCAACGTCCGTCGCGTCCGTAGCCTGGACCAGGACTAA
- a CDS encoding MFS transporter, with protein MDKKEFTISEVIDSIGISGHTWTVFILLAFAMIFDGYDFMIVNSTNLFVAHTFWPNDPNPGALMGSLTTWGLLGMVLGGAVGGILSDRFGRKKTLVIAVMFYGLFTLPQAFANDLAFFAAFRLIAGFGVGSCIPVVTTVFSESMPSKQRGVFVTFGMAFMVVGWVLAGLIANPICNAAGPILGGFTNEVTYTMADGSTATMFANWRLCYLIGAIPLIYGIVLIFFMHETPHWYANSGNKVMACKRLTQIEQATRHTSHEYDPALLIVPPKPAKTGPSVLFSSKFIVATCAIWAAYFVGQFCVYGMNAWIPTWFVGLGYSQADSVALQTWNNVAAIASNITVGFVSDKVGRKRNLAFSWLFCIVAIVLCSLFVAPNSMGLCIALMLLFGFALNYAITAVQPLMPESYPTAIRNTGTSWCQAFARFGGSASSIVLGGIAGMAFFQTAAGTTNWSTVVLVLIVPFALGFVCTVLFVKETAGKTMDQLAAEEEKLGASESDGNTRFFIMLAIVAILAILCIVCPLVVPAWSKQPYALPLMAIGLLLPFAYFFVFGGAQLAKNKAAMSKK; from the coding sequence ATGGACAAAAAAGAGTTTACGATCTCAGAGGTCATTGACTCTATCGGCATCAGCGGGCACACATGGACCGTGTTCATCCTGCTTGCTTTCGCCATGATCTTTGACGGCTATGACTTCATGATCGTCAATTCAACCAACCTGTTTGTGGCTCATACGTTCTGGCCCAACGATCCCAACCCCGGCGCGCTCATGGGCTCGCTGACCACCTGGGGTCTTCTGGGCATGGTTTTGGGCGGTGCAGTCGGCGGCATCCTGTCCGACCGCTTCGGCCGCAAGAAGACGCTCGTGATCGCCGTTATGTTCTACGGCCTGTTCACACTGCCGCAGGCGTTCGCGAACGACCTGGCGTTCTTCGCTGCGTTCCGCCTGATCGCCGGCTTCGGCGTTGGTTCGTGCATCCCGGTCGTCACCACGGTGTTCTCGGAGAGCATGCCCTCCAAGCAGCGCGGCGTGTTCGTGACGTTCGGCATGGCCTTCATGGTTGTGGGCTGGGTTCTGGCCGGCCTCATCGCCAACCCCATCTGCAACGCTGCCGGTCCTATCCTGGGCGGCTTCACGAACGAAGTGACCTACACGATGGCCGACGGCAGCACGGCTACTATGTTCGCCAACTGGCGCTTGTGCTACCTGATCGGCGCCATCCCGCTGATCTATGGCATCGTGCTCATCTTCTTCATGCATGAGACGCCGCACTGGTACGCCAACTCCGGCAACAAGGTGATGGCTTGCAAGCGCCTCACGCAGATCGAGCAGGCTACGCGTCACACCTCTCACGAGTACGACCCGGCGCTGCTCATCGTTCCGCCCAAGCCTGCCAAGACCGGTCCTTCGGTGCTGTTCTCCAGCAAGTTCATCGTTGCTACGTGCGCCATCTGGGCTGCGTACTTCGTGGGCCAGTTCTGCGTGTACGGCATGAACGCCTGGATCCCCACGTGGTTCGTGGGTCTGGGCTATTCGCAGGCCGACTCCGTTGCTCTGCAGACGTGGAACAACGTGGCCGCCATCGCGTCCAACATCACGGTCGGCTTCGTGTCCGACAAGGTGGGCCGCAAGCGCAACCTGGCGTTCTCGTGGCTGTTCTGCATCGTGGCCATCGTGCTGTGCTCGCTGTTCGTGGCTCCCAACAGCATGGGCCTGTGCATCGCGCTGATGCTGCTGTTCGGCTTCGCGCTGAACTACGCCATCACGGCCGTGCAGCCGCTCATGCCTGAAAGCTATCCTACGGCTATCCGCAACACCGGCACGTCGTGGTGCCAGGCGTTCGCCCGCTTCGGCGGTTCGGCTTCGTCCATCGTGCTCGGCGGCATCGCCGGCATGGCGTTCTTCCAGACTGCTGCCGGTACCACCAACTGGTCGACCGTGGTGCTCGTGCTCATCGTGCCGTTCGCCCTGGGCTTTGTCTGCACGGTGCTGTTCGTGAAGGAAACGGCTGGCAAGACCATGGATCAGCTGGCTGCTGAAGAAGAGAAGCTTGGTGCGTCCGAGAGCGACGGCAACACGCGCTTCTTCATCATGCTGGCGATCGTGGCCATCCTGGCCATCCTGTGCATCGTGTGCCCGCTGGTTGTGCCTGCCTGGTCCAAGCAGCCCTACGCGTTGCCGCTCATGGCCATCGGCCTGCTTCTGCCCTTCGCGTACTTCTTCGTGTTCGGCGGTGCGCAGCTGGCCAAGAACAAGGCTGCCATGTCCAAGAAATAG